Proteins encoded together in one Rubripirellula reticaptiva window:
- a CDS encoding ABC transporter permease, producing MLLPWEYGVRNLARRPVRTALTLVALATVVMLVFVVVGFIRGLEQSLAVSGDKQVVLVYSVTSEENIENSSILAQTPSLLTASLNTAVRRFGVTHVSPELYLGTRVKTDEGDGGLGLVRGVTLSAPLVRRSVKLIEGGWPGEGQVIVGRLVAAKLGSSDESLLVGKSIWFEGKEWKISGRFAAGGAAYESEIWCKLGDFQSTTKRQDLSLVAMLLSPGGSAAEVQLFCKERNDLELRAIRETDYYASLQQHYKPVRLLAWFVVALVSAAGIFAGLNMMYGAVAGRNREIATLQAIGYRRRAILASLVQEGVLLAAAGSLLSGVIALTMLNGIAVRFTMGAFTLRIDSVAILIGCGVGLLLGVVGALPPALKALRAEVATSLKAV from the coding sequence ATGCTGCTTCCCTGGGAATACGGAGTTCGCAATCTGGCCCGTCGGCCGGTGCGAACCGCACTGACGCTGGTCGCACTAGCGACCGTCGTGATGCTAGTGTTTGTTGTGGTCGGATTCATTCGTGGACTAGAACAATCCCTTGCTGTCAGCGGAGATAAGCAAGTCGTGCTGGTCTATTCCGTCACGTCGGAAGAGAACATTGAGAACTCGTCGATCCTTGCCCAAACTCCATCGTTGTTGACAGCAAGTTTGAACACAGCGGTGAGACGGTTCGGAGTCACGCACGTTTCGCCGGAACTGTATTTAGGCACACGAGTGAAGACGGACGAAGGCGATGGTGGGCTGGGCCTGGTCCGTGGCGTGACGCTGTCCGCACCCCTTGTTCGCCGGTCCGTCAAACTGATCGAGGGCGGATGGCCTGGCGAAGGACAAGTCATCGTGGGACGGTTAGTTGCCGCAAAACTTGGCAGTTCAGACGAATCATTGTTGGTCGGAAAAAGCATTTGGTTTGAAGGAAAGGAATGGAAGATCAGTGGCCGTTTTGCTGCAGGGGGTGCGGCCTATGAATCAGAGATTTGGTGCAAGCTTGGCGACTTTCAATCGACCACCAAACGGCAGGACCTGAGCTTGGTTGCGATGCTATTGTCGCCGGGTGGGTCTGCGGCGGAAGTCCAATTGTTCTGCAAAGAACGCAACGATTTGGAACTAAGGGCGATCCGAGAAACCGACTACTACGCGTCGTTGCAGCAGCACTACAAACCAGTCCGACTACTGGCTTGGTTCGTCGTTGCGTTAGTGTCCGCTGCGGGTATCTTCGCAGGTTTGAACATGATGTACGGCGCGGTTGCAGGTCGAAATCGTGAAATCGCGACGCTGCAGGCGATCGGATATCGACGACGCGCAATCTTGGCCAGCTTGGTGCAAGAAGGAGTTTTATTGGCGGCGGCTGGTTCGCTGCTGTCAGGTGTGATCGCACTGACGATGCTGAACGGCATTGCGGTTCGGTTCACGATGGGTGCGTTCACTTTACGCATCGACAGTGTCGCAATTTTAATCGGTTGCGGTGTTGGATTGTTGTTGGGTGTCGTGGGTGCGTTGCCACCGGCGCTGAAAGCGTTGCGAGCAGAAGTCGCAACCAGTTTAAAGGCAGTTTAG
- a CDS encoding efflux RND transporter periplasmic adaptor subunit, with translation MAKPPIDLSRLALDRSPHGETTTPNRRRKRWFTRYVLPLGIFAGFVALLGAAAGRQWLPSTSVTVVPVIVKRSEIQQAGTTLFQAPGWIEPRPTAISVAALAPGVIEELLVVEGQQIEKGEAIARLISIDAELIVEQAKNTLAIRDGEVNRAIAELDAAKIRVENPVHLQVQLADAESTLAKAMTELSKLPFLITAAQANAEFARGSMEGKRSAKGAISGRIIARSESEHATADADLKELLSRQPNLQREIDALTNKVNAIKQQIKLLVEETRQVEEAKAKLQSAEAMRDEAKLQVRQTELTLDRNVVRAPISGRVLRLIAAPGTRVMGLDSTAGQSSSTVIEMYDPHRLQVRADVRLEDVPMVTHGQSVEIETASTKGVIQGRVLQMTSTANIQKNTLEVKVELIAPPETVSPEMLVAASFLAPVTDSPGKGPNETERMFVPNQLVQSADSGTFVWIVDAANVAQRRAVDTGNLSDDGLIEIRSGLQATDKLIASNADGLKPGSPVVVTGDHQTLGIN, from the coding sequence ATGGCAAAACCTCCGATTGACCTTAGCCGACTCGCGCTCGATCGATCCCCGCACGGCGAGACAACCACGCCGAACCGTCGTCGCAAACGATGGTTCACGCGATACGTGCTGCCACTGGGCATCTTCGCAGGCTTCGTTGCCTTGTTGGGTGCGGCCGCAGGTCGACAATGGTTGCCGTCAACTTCGGTCACAGTCGTTCCCGTCATTGTGAAACGAAGCGAGATCCAACAGGCCGGTACGACGCTGTTTCAAGCACCGGGCTGGATCGAACCTCGACCAACCGCGATTAGCGTTGCGGCGCTCGCGCCGGGCGTGATCGAAGAGCTATTGGTCGTCGAGGGACAGCAGATTGAAAAGGGCGAAGCAATTGCAAGGCTAATCTCAATCGACGCCGAACTGATCGTCGAGCAAGCAAAGAACACGCTCGCGATCCGTGACGGCGAAGTCAACCGAGCCATAGCGGAACTCGACGCCGCGAAGATTCGCGTCGAGAATCCGGTGCATTTGCAAGTTCAATTAGCAGACGCGGAAAGCACCTTGGCGAAAGCGATGACAGAGCTTTCCAAGTTGCCGTTCCTGATCACGGCTGCCCAGGCCAACGCCGAGTTCGCGCGAGGCAGCATGGAAGGAAAACGATCAGCCAAAGGAGCGATTTCTGGCCGCATTATCGCTCGATCGGAAAGCGAGCACGCTACCGCAGATGCCGATCTAAAAGAGCTTCTCAGTCGGCAACCAAACTTACAACGCGAAATCGATGCACTGACGAACAAAGTGAACGCGATCAAACAGCAAATCAAATTGCTGGTCGAAGAAACGCGTCAAGTCGAAGAAGCGAAAGCCAAGTTGCAATCCGCCGAGGCGATGCGCGACGAGGCCAAACTGCAAGTGCGCCAGACAGAACTGACTCTTGATCGGAACGTCGTTCGCGCCCCGATCAGTGGACGCGTACTGCGGCTGATTGCGGCTCCCGGAACTCGCGTCATGGGTCTCGATTCAACCGCCGGGCAAAGCTCGAGCACGGTGATTGAAATGTATGACCCGCATCGACTGCAAGTTCGTGCCGATGTTCGACTAGAGGACGTCCCAATGGTTACCCACGGCCAGTCGGTCGAGATCGAAACCGCATCGACCAAGGGTGTCATCCAAGGCCGCGTTCTGCAAATGACAAGCACGGCCAACATTCAAAAGAACACGCTTGAAGTGAAGGTCGAATTGATCGCACCGCCGGAAACCGTCAGCCCTGAAATGCTGGTCGCGGCAAGCTTCCTGGCCCCGGTCACCGACAGTCCGGGGAAGGGACCTAACGAAACCGAACGCATGTTTGTTCCAAACCAGCTGGTTCAATCCGCAGATTCAGGCACCTTTGTCTGGATCGTCGACGCGGCAAACGTTGCCCAACGCCGGGCCGTTGATACGGGCAACCTTAGCGATGATGGACTGATCGAGATCAGGTCTGGTCTGCAGGCGACCGACAAACTGATCGCCAGTAACGCCGACGGATTAAAACCAGGCAGTCCCGTGGTCGTGACGGGCGACCATCAAACTTTGGGGATCAATTAA
- a CDS encoding ABC transporter ATP-binding protein — protein sequence MALVELRGVSRSFHKGDETITPLDNIDLDIQAGEFMSLMGPSGTGKSTLLNLVSGIDRPDSGTIMVDGTEVTKLSRGKLADWRAANLGYIFQTHNLIPVLTAYENVELPTLLLKLSSQQRRQRVNLALEAVGLSDRADHYPRQLSGGQEQRVGIARAIVAHPKVVVADEPTGSLDVETSEQIQVLLQRLNQELDITMLMVTHDSDVASIASRQMVLDRGKFLERVRS from the coding sequence ATGGCATTAGTAGAACTGCGTGGCGTTTCCAGGAGCTTTCATAAAGGCGATGAGACGATCACGCCTCTCGACAACATCGACTTGGACATCCAAGCGGGCGAGTTCATGTCCTTGATGGGACCAAGTGGTACAGGCAAGAGCACATTGCTGAATCTGGTAAGCGGTATCGACCGACCAGATTCGGGAACGATTATGGTCGACGGTACCGAGGTGACGAAGCTATCTCGCGGCAAGCTTGCGGATTGGCGAGCGGCCAATCTTGGCTACATTTTTCAAACGCACAATCTGATCCCGGTTTTAACGGCCTATGAAAACGTAGAACTTCCGACGCTGCTTTTGAAACTGTCCTCACAACAGCGCCGGCAACGCGTTAACTTAGCGTTAGAAGCGGTCGGATTAAGCGATCGTGCCGACCACTACCCGCGACAACTCTCGGGCGGCCAAGAGCAGCGGGTTGGAATCGCGCGAGCAATTGTTGCTCACCCCAAAGTCGTCGTCGCGGATGAGCCAACCGGCAGCCTTGACGTGGAAACCAGCGAGCAAATCCAAGTCTTGCTGCAACGGCTCAATCAAGAACTCGACATCACGATGTTGATGGTCACGCACGACAGCGACGTCGCCAGCATTGCCTCGCGTCAAATGGTTCTGGATCGAGGCAAGTTCTTGGAAAGGGTTCGTTCATGA
- a CDS encoding ABC transporter permease, with amino-acid sequence MTSYVLKTLWRHRTRTLLTVTGAAVAMFVFCFVGSVQEGLNRLTTGADADRSLIVFQENRFCPTTSRLPEDYASRIREVAGVRDVMPIQVWTNNCRASLDIVVFNGANPAQIQKTRPIKLTSGNWQQFAAQRDAAIVGRNVAQRRGLETGDQFSIGDISVKVAGVFESTVPSEENLIYTSLAFLQYTRGLDAAGLVTQHEVLLEHDADPDRVASEIDATLRAGSVATTTRRKGAFQASTLSDLVDLIGFAHWLGYACVGLVLSLVATTTVMSVQDRIKEYAVLQTIGVRPMRTMRLVLAESTILCLVGGIAGTLLALTALGIGGFAIGAEGATIAFRPSLGLAITGTIVSLVVGVVAGLAPAIQAATVPIVNSLRQS; translated from the coding sequence ATGACATCCTATGTCCTAAAAACACTCTGGCGTCATCGCACGCGCACTCTTCTGACCGTGACCGGTGCTGCGGTGGCGATGTTCGTGTTTTGCTTTGTCGGCTCGGTGCAGGAAGGTTTGAACCGGCTGACAACGGGGGCGGATGCTGATCGCAGCCTGATTGTGTTTCAAGAGAATCGATTTTGTCCGACGACGAGCCGTCTACCCGAAGACTACGCGAGTAGGATCCGCGAAGTCGCGGGGGTCCGTGACGTGATGCCGATCCAAGTTTGGACGAACAACTGTCGCGCCAGCTTGGATATCGTGGTGTTCAACGGTGCGAACCCTGCACAGATCCAGAAAACTCGTCCCATCAAACTAACCAGCGGCAACTGGCAACAGTTCGCCGCGCAACGTGACGCTGCGATTGTCGGGCGCAACGTGGCCCAACGGCGTGGCTTAGAAACCGGTGATCAATTCTCGATCGGTGACATCTCGGTCAAAGTCGCGGGCGTCTTCGAATCAACCGTGCCGTCGGAAGAGAATCTGATCTACACCAGTCTCGCGTTCCTGCAATACACACGCGGGCTCGATGCTGCGGGACTGGTCACCCAACATGAAGTGCTTCTGGAGCACGATGCTGACCCTGATCGCGTTGCCAGCGAAATCGATGCAACCTTGCGAGCCGGTTCCGTAGCAACAACAACTCGCCGCAAAGGTGCTTTTCAGGCCAGCACTCTATCGGATCTGGTCGATTTGATTGGGTTTGCCCACTGGCTGGGATACGCCTGCGTCGGTTTGGTACTGTCGCTTGTTGCAACGACCACGGTGATGAGTGTTCAAGATCGAATCAAAGAATACGCAGTCCTGCAAACGATCGGCGTCCGGCCGATGCGAACCATGCGACTGGTTCTCGCCGAAAGCACGATTCTGTGTCTTGTCGGTGGCATCGCAGGCACATTGCTTGCCCTGACGGCACTCGGGATCGGTGGCTTTGCGATTGGAGCCGAAGGAGCAACGATCGCGTTTCGTCCGTCACTGGGACTAGCGATCACAGGGACCATCGTGTCACTGGTCGTCGGTGTCGTGGCTGGCTTGGCACCGGCAATCCAAGCGGCAACCGTTCCGATCGTCAATTCGCTGCGTCAGTCTTAA
- a CDS encoding antibiotic biosynthesis monooxygenase — protein MDSSIANEPSTILATACPATGKEHLWEQAIGELIRTSLSFPGHLGATVLKPHTALDRQYRVITKFDSHEHMQRWYDSPERQACVVALSAFEAKPADIQHLTGLEAWFEPPQLEAHTEVAKQSHPPKYKMAVIIWIAVYATVLPMIAMLKPMVAGIHPLVSSAMLAAASVVLMTWIVMPILTRIFQAWLFPTAVKTDAAN, from the coding sequence ATGGATTCCTCGATAGCAAACGAGCCTTCAACGATTCTTGCAACGGCATGTCCGGCGACCGGGAAAGAACACTTGTGGGAACAAGCGATCGGAGAATTGATTCGCACCTCACTAAGTTTTCCAGGTCATTTGGGCGCGACTGTCTTGAAGCCACATACGGCTTTGGATCGTCAATATCGTGTCATTACCAAGTTTGATAGTCACGAACATATGCAGCGTTGGTACGACTCGCCGGAACGGCAGGCCTGCGTGGTGGCACTAAGCGCGTTCGAGGCGAAGCCAGCCGATATCCAGCACCTAACTGGGTTGGAAGCCTGGTTCGAGCCGCCGCAATTGGAAGCTCACACCGAAGTCGCTAAGCAGTCGCATCCGCCAAAATACAAAATGGCGGTGATCATCTGGATTGCTGTTTACGCCACCGTGTTACCGATGATCGCAATGCTGAAGCCCATGGTTGCGGGGATACATCCATTGGTCAGCAGCGCAATGCTCGCTGCGGCTAGCGTGGTGCTGATGACGTGGATTGTGATGCCGATACTGACTCGCATCTTCCAGGCCTGGTTGTTTCCTACAGCAGTTAAGACTGACGCAGCGAATTGA
- a CDS encoding MarR family winged helix-turn-helix transcriptional regulator, protein MAAGKLQDELKRKQPFASVEQEAILSLLRTGDQLENRLARFFREHDLTLSQFNLLRILQTEDREITCGEIAERMIQVVPAITGLVDRLERQGYVVRRRCIEDRRVVYVGITTKGIEMIQWAFDPLIELEKRTLKRMTRSDLKELIRLLEKTRASMEASAE, encoded by the coding sequence ATGGCCGCTGGAAAACTACAGGACGAGTTGAAGCGGAAGCAACCGTTTGCTTCGGTAGAGCAGGAAGCAATCCTAAGTTTGCTTCGAACGGGCGATCAACTCGAAAATCGACTGGCTCGGTTCTTCCGCGAGCATGACCTGACACTATCACAGTTCAATCTGCTGCGCATCTTGCAAACCGAAGATCGCGAGATCACTTGCGGAGAAATTGCTGAACGGATGATCCAAGTTGTGCCGGCGATCACTGGTCTTGTCGATCGACTCGAGCGCCAGGGTTACGTAGTCCGTAGACGCTGTATCGAAGACCGAAGGGTCGTTTATGTCGGCATCACTACAAAGGGCATCGAAATGATTCAGTGGGCGTTTGACCCGCTGATTGAACTAGAAAAGCGAACTTTGAAACGCATGACTCGAAGCGATTTGAAAGAGTTGATCCGGCTGCTCGAGAAAACTCGTGCGTCGATGGAAGCGAGTGCCGAATGA
- the sugE gene encoding quaternary ammonium compound efflux SMR transporter SugE: protein MVSWILLIVAGLLETGWAVGLKYTDGFTRFWPSVWTVTALVASMILLAIAVRDLPIGTAYPIWVGIGAIGAAVFGMLALGESTSPARILFLLLMVIAIIGLKATSAATTSNID, encoded by the coding sequence ATGGTTTCGTGGATATTGCTGATCGTTGCAGGCTTGCTGGAAACCGGGTGGGCCGTAGGACTAAAATACACCGACGGCTTCACCAGATTTTGGCCATCGGTTTGGACCGTGACTGCGTTAGTCGCCAGCATGATTCTGCTTGCGATTGCCGTGCGAGATTTACCGATCGGCACCGCTTATCCGATCTGGGTCGGAATCGGTGCAATTGGGGCCGCCGTCTTTGGAATGCTCGCACTCGGTGAATCGACGTCCCCGGCACGAATTCTCTTCTTGTTGCTGATGGTCATCGCGATCATCGGACTCAAAGCAACTTCGGCTGCCACGACTTCAAACATAGACTAA
- a CDS encoding DinB family protein has protein sequence MTIGKKLLPEFDNEMAGTRKVIERVPDAKLAWKIHEKSNTIGWVGSHLANLPSWATMTIETDSLDVMPKDGEPFKVPCFDSVEEIVAAFDKNVARARTLLDSVSDEELHKPWSLLKTGETIFTMPKFAVLRTWVMNHIVHHRGHLCVYLRVNDVSVPALYGPSADEQ, from the coding sequence ATGACCATCGGAAAAAAATTGCTGCCAGAGTTCGACAACGAGATGGCGGGCACGCGAAAAGTGATTGAGAGAGTGCCCGACGCCAAGCTTGCATGGAAGATTCACGAAAAGTCGAACACGATCGGCTGGGTTGGTTCTCACTTGGCCAATCTTCCGTCGTGGGCAACGATGACGATCGAAACCGATTCCTTAGATGTGATGCCGAAGGACGGCGAACCGTTTAAGGTGCCTTGTTTTGATTCGGTCGAAGAGATTGTTGCTGCCTTCGATAAGAATGTTGCTCGTGCTCGCACATTGTTGGATTCCGTTAGCGACGAGGAACTTCACAAGCCGTGGAGTCTGTTGAAGACGGGCGAAACCATATTCACCATGCCGAAGTTTGCTGTTCTGCGAACTTGGGTGATGAACCATATCGTCCACCACCGCGGCCATTTATGCGTCTACTTGCGAGTGAACGACGTTTCTGTTCCTGCACTGTACGGTCCGTCAGCGGATGAACAGTGA
- a CDS encoding VOC family protein, producing MQSNPVCWFEIYVQDLGRAKLFYETVLGTELTELQMPEIEMLTFPMDMDGSGAAGALVKMDGFPSGGNSTLVYFACEDCATEASRVESAGGKIEKPKFSIGEYGFIALAVDTEGNMFGLHSQK from the coding sequence ATGCAAAGTAATCCCGTATGTTGGTTCGAAATTTACGTCCAAGATCTTGGCCGTGCCAAGTTGTTCTATGAGACGGTACTCGGAACGGAGCTGACTGAGTTGCAGATGCCCGAAATCGAAATGTTGACCTTTCCAATGGACATGGACGGTTCAGGTGCGGCAGGTGCGCTCGTGAAAATGGACGGGTTTCCGTCAGGCGGCAACAGCACGCTGGTCTATTTTGCCTGCGAAGATTGTGCGACCGAAGCATCGCGAGTCGAATCTGCGGGAGGCAAAATCGAGAAGCCCAAGTTCTCGATCGGTGAGTATGGTTTCATCGCTTTGGCCGTCGATACCGAAGGCAACATGTTCGGTCTGCACTCGCAAAAGTAG
- a CDS encoding DoxX family protein, translated as MSKSKVTGWGLSVLLAAFLVFASASGKFTQWEGKAEMFSHLGWDEGLMFKVGVVEVVLAVLLLIPRTGFIGAILLTAYFGGATASHVRVGDPFFFPIIIAVVMWIALGLRDPRVFQLVVQASTNLPSIDDQREVPQ; from the coding sequence ATGTCTAAATCGAAAGTCACTGGATGGGGACTCAGCGTGTTGTTGGCTGCCTTCCTTGTATTTGCCAGTGCGAGTGGCAAGTTCACTCAGTGGGAAGGCAAGGCAGAGATGTTTAGCCATCTCGGTTGGGATGAAGGGTTGATGTTCAAAGTCGGTGTCGTTGAAGTCGTGTTGGCAGTACTTCTGCTGATTCCTCGTACGGGGTTTATTGGCGCCATTCTGTTGACGGCCTACTTTGGTGGAGCAACGGCATCGCACGTGCGTGTGGGAGATCCGTTCTTCTTTCCCATCATCATCGCCGTTGTGATGTGGATCGCGTTGGGTTTGCGCGACCCTCGCGTCTTTCAATTGGTGGTTCAAGCGTCAACGAATTTGCCGTCCATTGATGACCAACGGGAAGTCCCCCAATGA
- a CDS encoding YciI family protein: MKYMLLIYGAEDGWTEDERKACMVKSMSICEELEREGKWIASSPLRSVTTATSVRVRDGKRQITDGPFAETTEQLGGYYIIDVDDLDEAIAIAERLPPAKKGTVEVRPIETLPEQNQTPTVKNESN, translated from the coding sequence ATGAAATACATGCTATTGATCTATGGTGCCGAGGATGGCTGGACCGAGGATGAACGCAAAGCCTGCATGGTCAAGTCCATGTCGATCTGCGAGGAACTTGAAAGGGAAGGCAAATGGATCGCTTCCTCGCCACTGCGGTCCGTGACGACTGCAACCAGCGTCCGCGTTCGTGATGGCAAGCGTCAAATCACCGACGGCCCATTTGCCGAAACAACCGAACAGCTTGGCGGCTACTACATTATCGATGTGGACGACCTTGACGAAGCAATCGCGATCGCCGAGCGACTTCCGCCTGCGAAGAAAGGCACTGTGGAAGTTCGTCCGATCGAGACGCTGCCGGAACAGAACCAAACGCCAACCGTAAAAAACGAAAGTAATTGA
- a CDS encoding YciI family protein has translation MKVVVFVKATKSSEAGEMPDEKLLADMGKFNEELVQAGIVKAGEGLKPSSEGVRVHFSGSDRSSTDGPFAETKELVAGFWLWEVASMQEAIDWVKRCPNPMLEDSDIEIRPLYATEDFADSDPSGVLSDQEYKLRETVTMQQAVVQPYLFFAGRCEEALGFYEQAMGATVLMKMRFSESPDPVPDGMLQPGFEEKVMHASFKIGKMTLMASDGCGDATSHQGFRLAMSVENEAVCDRVFTALAEDGNVEMPLGKTFWSPRYGMVTDKFGIGWMVMVPGEQQ, from the coding sequence ATGAAAGTAGTCGTCTTTGTCAAAGCAACCAAGAGTTCCGAAGCCGGCGAAATGCCGGACGAGAAGCTGTTGGCGGATATGGGAAAGTTCAATGAGGAACTAGTCCAAGCAGGAATCGTGAAGGCAGGTGAAGGGTTGAAGCCGAGTTCGGAAGGCGTTCGAGTTCATTTCAGCGGTTCCGACCGAAGTTCAACCGACGGTCCATTCGCCGAGACAAAAGAGTTGGTCGCCGGTTTCTGGTTATGGGAAGTCGCTTCGATGCAGGAAGCAATTGACTGGGTCAAGCGATGCCCCAATCCGATGCTGGAAGATTCGGACATCGAGATTCGTCCGCTGTATGCAACGGAGGATTTTGCCGACAGCGATCCTTCGGGCGTGTTGAGCGACCAAGAATACAAGCTGCGCGAGACAGTCACGATGCAACAGGCCGTGGTTCAGCCCTACCTGTTCTTTGCCGGACGCTGTGAGGAGGCGCTGGGTTTTTACGAGCAAGCAATGGGGGCAACCGTTTTGATGAAGATGCGGTTTAGCGAAAGTCCTGATCCCGTTCCCGACGGTATGCTGCAGCCTGGGTTTGAGGAAAAGGTGATGCATGCCTCTTTCAAGATCGGCAAGATGACACTGATGGCGTCGGACGGTTGCGGAGACGCGACGAGTCATCAGGGATTTCGTCTGGCAATGTCGGTCGAGAATGAGGCTGTTTGCGATCGTGTGTTCACGGCGCTTGCCGAAGATGGCAACGTCGAGATGCCGCTGGGGAAAACGTTCTGGTCACCGCGATACGGCATGGTTACCGACAAATTCGGTATTGGCTGGATGGTGATGGTTCCCGGCGAACAGCAGTAG
- a CDS encoding VOC family protein yields MTKKIFVNFPVLDLRASMAFYKAIGFENNPQFTDDTAACMVWSDVIHVMLLTHDKWRTFTDRPIPPTTSSEVALCISCDSREAVDEITALAGSHGGSADINPPQDHGFMYGRSFTDPNGHVWEPMWMDLVAMQQS; encoded by the coding sequence ATGACGAAAAAGATATTCGTGAACTTCCCCGTCCTCGACCTCAGAGCTTCGATGGCCTTTTATAAGGCGATCGGATTCGAGAACAATCCACAGTTTACCGATGATACTGCAGCATGCATGGTGTGGAGTGATGTGATTCACGTCATGTTGTTAACACACGATAAATGGCGGACGTTCACCGATCGACCGATACCGCCAACAACCTCAAGCGAAGTGGCGCTGTGCATCTCCTGCGACAGCCGGGAGGCAGTCGATGAGATAACCGCACTAGCTGGGAGCCACGGAGGATCCGCCGATATAAACCCGCCTCAAGACCACGGATTCATGTATGGGCGAAGTTTTACTGACCCCAACGGTCACGTTTGGGAACCGATGTGGATGGATCTCGTGGCGATGCAGCAGTCGTAA
- a CDS encoding VOC family protein encodes MKYVCLGYIEEGNWDSLSEADGQQVLDECFMYDDQLRSGGHFLGGEALGSSRDAVTLRIKNGQVDVTDGPYAETKEVLGGILLLDARDMDHAIALMSKHPGVKMGPFEIRPADQQINSLIAERGVGFAKTKEKSIATKPAKNTICLWYDGDAEAAARFYAETFPNSSTGAVHHAPGDYPAGKKGDVLTVEFTVMGMPCLGLNGGPGIVHNMAFSFQVATADQAETDRYWNAIVSGGGEESQCGWCKDRWGVNWQITPIVLTQGYTNPNPAVAKRVFDAMMQMKKIDVAAIEAAIRG; translated from the coding sequence ATGAAATACGTTTGTTTGGGCTACATCGAGGAAGGAAATTGGGATTCGCTATCAGAAGCCGACGGGCAGCAGGTCTTGGATGAGTGTTTTATGTACGACGATCAATTGCGCAGCGGTGGCCATTTTCTTGGTGGCGAAGCACTCGGTTCGTCACGCGATGCAGTGACTTTGCGGATCAAGAACGGGCAAGTCGATGTTACCGATGGGCCGTACGCTGAAACGAAAGAAGTGCTCGGTGGCATTCTCTTGCTGGACGCCCGTGACATGGACCACGCCATTGCCCTGATGTCGAAGCATCCGGGAGTGAAAATGGGACCGTTTGAAATTCGTCCCGCCGACCAACAGATCAACTCGCTGATTGCCGAACGCGGGGTTGGATTTGCGAAAACGAAAGAAAAATCGATAGCGACGAAGCCAGCGAAAAACACGATTTGTCTTTGGTACGACGGCGACGCCGAGGCGGCCGCTCGATTTTACGCCGAGACCTTTCCGAACTCTTCCACCGGCGCGGTGCATCATGCGCCAGGCGACTATCCTGCTGGGAAAAAAGGAGATGTACTGACTGTCGAGTTCACGGTGATGGGCATGCCCTGCCTCGGACTTAATGGAGGCCCCGGTATCGTGCACAATATGGCGTTCTCTTTTCAGGTCGCAACTGCCGACCAAGCCGAGACGGATCGCTATTGGAACGCCATCGTGTCGGGTGGCGGCGAAGAGAGCCAGTGCGGTTGGTGCAAAGACCGATGGGGAGTGAACTGGCAGATCACGCCGATCGTGCTGACACAAGGCTATACCAATCCTAATCCAGCGGTCGCCAAACGAGTCTTCGATGCGATGATGCAGATGAAAAAGATCGACGTCGCTGCAATCGAGGCGGCGATTCGCGGTTGA